One genomic segment of Choristoneura fumiferana chromosome Z, NRCan_CFum_1, whole genome shotgun sequence includes these proteins:
- the LOC141434170 gene encoding BPTI/Kunitz domain-containing protein-like yields MELMLREQCVLIFIEISRCLYNLSVIQSNSSKKSFKNNITACDCTSKATRHKHRLGFFESTKNPYTRKICLDVERTLRARHKSCFLRPDTGPCRADIIQYYFDVKQKRCFRFFWGGCQGNGNRFETKNECYSKCHLNITNPDSEIPHFCSLAFDYGTCFGYYHRWTWDNIAKTCKRRLYSGCGGNQNNFQTRRECFANCVSPPNNTFNKHNQYTTCIPYIIPGVS; encoded by the exons ATGGAATTAATGCTTAGGGAGCAATGTGTCCTTATATTTATAGAAATTTCCAGATGCCTATATAATTTGAGTGTTATACAAAGTAATAGTTCCAAAAAATCTttcaaaaacaatattactgcATGCGACTGTACTAGTAAAGCTACAA GGCATAAACACAGACTTGGATTTTTTGAGTCAACAAAGAATCCATACACAAGAAAAATTTGTCTGGATGTGGAACGAACACTAAGAg ctAGGCACAAGAGTTGCTTTCTACGGCCGGATACAGGACCCTGCCGCGCCGATATCATCCAGTACTATTTTGACGTAAAACAGAAAAGATGCTTCAGATTCTTTTGGGGCGGTTGTCAGGGAAATGGGAACcgatttgaaacaaaaaatgaaTGCTATTCCAAATGCCATTTGAATATCACTAATCCTGATT CCGAGATACCGCATTTCTGCTCTTTGGCGTTTGATTATGGAACTTGCTTTGGCTATTATCATCGATGGACATGGGACAACATAGCAAA GACGTGCAAACGACGCTTGTATTCCGGCTGCGGTGGCAACCAGAACAACTTCCAGACCCGCAGGGAGTGCTTCGCTAACTGTGTCTCACCGCCCAACAATACCTTCAACAAACACAACCAATACACCACCTGCATCCCTTACATCATCCCAGGGGTCTCCTAG